One segment of Pseudomonas sp. FP2196 DNA contains the following:
- a CDS encoding cytochrome c — protein sequence MDGDHLKALIVFGAMLLSMPLSAAQLDLQLGANSRTWQTEELLQHPQVQTLTVKNDVSYKKDMTYRALPVAALLTGIKPEDHLQAVALDGFAAELAAAPLLNQKGAQAWLAIEDPAQPWPPLSEGKHSAGPFYLVWTDPQAGHISPEQWPFQVASIKRMAPVAERFPALRPDPALKANDPVNQGFALFQKNCLACHRLNGAGDAQFGPDLNIPYNPTEYFGADFLKRYIRDPQSLRQWPQAKMPGFSAQVLPEGDLQMLIGYLQHMAGRKVKP from the coding sequence ATGGACGGCGATCATTTGAAAGCGCTCATTGTGTTTGGGGCCATGCTGCTGAGCATGCCCTTGTCTGCCGCGCAACTGGATCTGCAGTTGGGCGCAAATAGCCGCACCTGGCAGACCGAGGAGCTGCTCCAGCATCCTCAAGTGCAAACCCTCACGGTGAAAAACGACGTGTCCTACAAGAAGGACATGACTTATCGCGCCTTGCCCGTCGCGGCGTTGCTGACCGGCATCAAACCTGAGGATCATCTGCAAGCGGTCGCACTGGATGGCTTTGCCGCCGAGCTTGCCGCTGCGCCGTTGCTCAATCAGAAAGGTGCGCAGGCTTGGCTGGCCATCGAGGACCCGGCTCAACCCTGGCCGCCGTTGTCAGAGGGCAAACACAGCGCCGGGCCGTTCTATCTGGTGTGGACCGATCCGCAAGCGGGGCATATCAGCCCGGAACAGTGGCCGTTTCAAGTCGCCAGCATCAAGCGCATGGCGCCGGTGGCCGAGCGTTTTCCTGCCCTCCGGCCAGATCCTGCGTTAAAGGCCAATGACCCGGTAAATCAGGGTTTTGCGCTGTTTCAGAAAAACTGCCTCGCGTGTCATCGTTTGAACGGCGCAGGGGATGCGCAGTTCGGGCCGGATCTGAATATTCCGTATAACCCGACCGAGTATTTCGGTGCGGATTTCCTCAAGCGCTACATTCGTGACCCGCAGAGTTTGCGCCAATGGCCGCAGGCGAAGATGCCGGGGTTTTCGGCGCAGGTGTTGCCGGAGGGGGATCTGCAGATGTTGATCGGGTATTTGCAACACATGGCTGGGCGCAAAGTTAAGCCCTGA